The following coding sequences are from one Panicum hallii strain FIL2 chromosome 5, PHallii_v3.1, whole genome shotgun sequence window:
- the LOC112893762 gene encoding pentatricopeptide repeat-containing protein At3g13880-like — protein MPPPSFASMDAFYLHLLRSCAALPHVASVHAHIARAHPAASLFLRNSLLAAYCRLGGPLPAARLLDEMPRRNSVSFNLLIDAYSRAGHADHSLETFARARAAGVKADRFTYAAALAACSRAGDVRTGKVVHALAILEGLANGVFLSNSLISMYARCGEMDHARRVFDIADEHDDVSWNSMLSGYVRAGAHEEMLKVFTLICRHGMGWNSFALGSLIKCFSSGVHIAGYTAEAIHGCVVKAGLDTDVFLASAMVNMYAKKGTLSNAVALFKLVQDPNVIVFNAMIAGFCRDEAGVGKEVTREAMNLYSELLSRGMQPTEFTFSCVLRACNLAGEFEFGKQIHGQLIKHSLQGDDYIGSALIDLYSNSGCMEDGYRCLRSPYRQDIVTWTSMISGFVQNELFEKALRLFQEFLCYGLKPDLFTISSVMNACASLAVARTGEQIQCLATKSGFNRFTVMGNSCIHMYARSGDVDAATLRFQEMESRDVVSWSALISSHAQHGCARDALHVFNEMMDAKVIPNEITFLGVLTACSHGGLVDEGLRYYDIMNKEYGLAPTIKHCTCVVDLLGRAGRLGDAEAFIRDSVFHDDPVVWRSLLASCRIHGDIERAQLVAYRIMELEPTSSSSYVILYNMYLDAGELSLASKTRDLMKARGVKKEPGLSWIELKSGVHSFVAGDKSHPESDAIYTKLSEMLSKIEKLASTGNASTESNDISSREQNLVGCHSEKLAVAFGMIHLPQSAPIRVMKNLRVCRDCHSTMKLISGSENREIILRDAIRFHHFRGGACSCGDYW, from the exons ATGCCGCCGCCTTCGTTCGCCTCCATGGACGCCTTCTACCTTCACCTGCTCCGCTCCTGCGCAGCGCTGCCGCACGTCGCCTCCGTGCACGCCCACATCGCGCGCGCCCaccccgccgcctccctcttCCTCCGAAACTCCCTCCTCGCTGCCTACTGCCGCCTCGGGGGGCCCCTTCCCGCCGCCCGCCTGCTCGACGAAATGCCCCGCCGCAACTCCGTCTCCTTCAACCTCCTCATCGACGCCTACTCCCGCGCCGGCCACGCGGATCACTCCCTGGAGACcttcgcgcgcgcgcgggccgcgggggTCAAGGCCGACCGGTTCACGTacgccgccgcgctcgccgcgtGCTCACGGGCGGGCGACGTGAGGACTGGAAAGGTCGTGCACGCGCTGGCCATTCTGGAAGGTCTCGCTAATGGGGTGTTTTTGTCCAACTCGCTCATCAGCATGTACGCTAGGTGCGGCGAGATGGACCACGCCAGGCGTGTGTTTGATATCGCCGATGAGCATGACGACGTCTCCTGGAACTCGATGCTCTCCGGATACGTCCGGGCTGGTGCGCATGAGGAGATGCTAAAGGTGTTCACTCTGATTTGCCGCCACGGCATGGGTTGGAATTCATTCGCGCTTGGGAGTCTCATCAAGTGCTTTTCTTCTGGTGTTCATATTGCTGGGTACACTGCGGAAGCAATCCATGGATGCGTGGTGAAGGCTGGGCTGGATACTGACGTGTTTCTTGCAAGCGCAATGGTCAACATGTATGCTAAGAAAGGCACCTTGAGCAATGCTGTTGCTCTTTTCAAGTTGGTGCAAGACCCAAATGTGATTGTTTTCAATGCAATGATTGCAGGATTCTGTCGGGATGAAGCTGGAGTTGGCAAGGAAGTCACGAGAGAAGCTATGAATCTGTATTCAGAGCTGCTGAGCCGAGGGATGCAACCTACTGAGTTCACATTCTCATGCGTTCTACGGGCATGTAACTTGGCTGGTGAATTTGAATTTGGGAAACAAATACATGGCCAACTAATCAAACACAGTCTCCAAGGCGATGACTATATCGGCAGTGCGCTCATTGACTTGTACTCCAACTCTGGTTGCATGGAAGATGGATACAGGTGCCTCAGATCTCCTTATAGGCAAGACATTGTCACCTGGACATCAATGATTTCAGGGTTTGTTCAGAATGAGCTTTTCGAGAAGGCACTGAGATTGTTCCAAGAATTCTTATGTTATGGATTGAAACCTGATCTTTTCACTATATCGAGCGTGATGAATGCATGTGCGAGTTTGGCTGTTGCAAGAACCGGTGAGCAGATCCAGTGCCTTGCCACGAAATCAGGTTTTAACCGGTTCACTGTCATGGGGAATTCCTGCATACATATGTATGCTAGGTCAGGGGATGTTGATGCTGCAACTCTGAGGTTTCAGGAAATGGAATCACGTGATGTCGTCTCTTGGTCTGCATTAATATCAAGCCATGCACAGCACGGCTGTGCAAGGGATGCTTTGCATGTTTTCAATGAAATGATGGATGCAAAGGTTATTCCTAATGAGATTACTTTTCTTGGTGTCCTTACTGCATGTAGTCATGGAGGATTGGTTGATGAGGGACTCAG GTATTATGATATTATGAATAAGGAATATGGGCTGGCCCCAACCATAAAGCATTGCACTTGTGTTGTTGATCTCCTTGGACGAGCTGGGAGGCTAGGTGACGCTGAGGCTTTTATAAGGGATTCAGTCTTCCATGATGATCCTGTCGTTTGGCGGTCTCTGTTGGCCTCATGTCGTATTCATGGAGACATAGAGAGAGCTCAACTTGTTGCATATCGGATAATGGAGCTGGAACCCACGTCCTCATCATCATATGTTATTCTTTACAACATGTACCTGGATGCTGGGGAGCTTTCCTTAGCTTCAAAAACTAGAGATCTGATGAAAGCGCGAGGTGTAAAGAAAGAACCCGGTCTTAGTTGGATTGAACTGAAGTCTGGAGTTCACTCCTTTGTTGCTGGTGACAAGTCCCATCCAGAGAGCGATGCAATATATACAAAACTTTCAGAGATGCTTTCCAAGATAGAAAAGCTGGCCAGCACTGGTAATGCTAGCACAGAGTCAAATGACATCTCTAGCAGGGAGCAAAATTTGGTGGGTTGCCACAGTGAGAAACTAGCTGTGGCATTTGGAATGATTCATTTGCCACAATCAGCACCAATTCGAGTAATGAAGAACCTGAGAGTTTGCCGAGACTGCCACTCCACTATGAAACTGATATCCGGGAGTGAGAATAGAGAAATAATCTTGAGAGATGCAATTCGCTTCCATCACTTCAGAGGCGGCGCTTGTTCTTGTGGTGATTACTGGTGA
- the LOC112893441 gene encoding DNA mismatch repair protein MLH1 encodes MDVDNPSPRVGGGGADPPRIRRLEESVVNRIAAGEVIQRPSSAVKELIENSLDAGASTVSVTVKDGGLKLIQVSDDGHGIRFEDLPILCERHTTSKLSAYEDLQTIKSMGFRGEALASMTYVGHVTVTTITEGQLHGYRVSYKDGVMENEPKPCAAVKGTQVMVENLFYNMVARRKTLQNSNDDYPKIVDFISRFAVHHINVNFSCRKHGANRADVHSASTPSRLDAIRNVYGASVVRDLMEIEVSDENAGDAVFKMDGYISNANYVAKKITMILFINDRLVDCTSLKRAIEFVYSATLPQASKPFIYMSINLPPEHVDVNIHPTKKEVSLLNQERLIEIIKNTIEEKLRSSNTTRIFQTQAVNPSALTQANMQKEKGTEVKMSSGMKSQKIPVSQMVRTDPRDPSGRLHTYWHGQSSNHEKKSDLVSVRNVVRSRRNPKDACDLSSRHELLTEVDSSCHPGLLDVVKNCTYVGLADEVFALIQHNTRLYLVNVVNVSKELMYQQALCRFGNFNAIQLSEPAPLRELLLMALKDDELMGDENDEEKLEIAEVNSEILKENAEMINEYFSIHIDKDGNLTRLPVVLDQYTPDMDRLPEFVLTMGNDVTWDDEKECFRTAAAAIGNFYALHPPILPNPSGSGIQLYKKNKDCMASGEHVDNTDEDDIDQELLVEAETAWSQREWTIQHVLFPSMRLFLKPPKSMATDGTFVQVASLEKLYKIFERC; translated from the exons ATGGACGTCGATAACCCGTCGCCGCGCGTCGGCGGGGGCGGTGCGGACCCTCCCCGCATCCGGCGGCTGGAGGAATCGGTGGTGAACCGCATCGCGGCGGGGGAGGTGATCCAGAGGCCGTCGTCGGCGGTGAAGGAGCTCATCGAGAACAGCCTCGACGCCGGCGCCTCCACCGTCTCCGTCACTGTCAAGGACGGAGGACTCAAGCTCATACAGGTCTCCGACGACGGCCACGGCATCCGG TTTGAGGATTTGCCAATTTTGTGCGAAAGGCATACTACCTCAAAGTTATCCGCATATGAGGATTTACAGACAATAAAATCTATGGGGTTCAGAGGGGAGGCCTTGGCCAGTATGACTTATGTCGGCCATGTTACTGTGACAACGATAACAGAGGGACAACTTCATGGCTACCG TGTTTCTTATAAAGATGGCGTAATGGAGAATGAGCCAAAACCCTGTGCTGCGGTTAAAGGAACTCAAGTCATG GTCGAAAATTTATTTTACAATATGGTAGCTCGTAGAAAAACATTGCAGAACTCCAATGATGACTACCCCAAGATTGTAGACTTCATTAGTCGGTTTGCAGTCCATCACATCAACGTGAACTTCTCTTGCAGAAAG CATGGAGCCAATAGGGCAGATGTGCATAGTGCGAGCACACCTTCTAGGCTGGATGCTATAAGGAATGTCTATGGGGCTTCTGTCGTTCGTGATCTGATGGAAATAGAGGTTTCAGATGAGAATGCTGGAGATGCAGTCTTCAAGATGGATGGCTACATATCGAATGCAAATTATGTGGCAAAGAAGATCACGATGATCCTTTTCATAAATG ATAGGCTTGTAGACTGCACTTCTCTAAAAAGAGCTATTGAATTTGTGTACTCTGCAACATTACCTCAAGCATCCAAACCCTTCATATACATGTCCATCAATCTTCCACCAGAACACGTCGATGTCAATATACACCCAACCAAGAAAGAG GTTAGCCTCTTGAATCAAGAGCGTCTTATTGAAATTATTAAAAATACTATTGAGGAAAAGCTGAGGAGTTCTAATACCACAAGGATATTCCAAACTCAG GCAGTAAACCCCTCAGCACTTACTCAAGCTAACATGCAGAAGGAAAAGGGTACTGAAGTCAAAATGTCCTCTG GAATGAAGTCTCAAAAGATTCCTGTTAGCCAAATGGTCAGAACTGATCCACGCGATCCATCAGGAAGGTTGCACACTTACTGGCACGGGCAATCTTCAAATCATGAAAAGAAATCTGACCTTGTTTCTGTAAG AAATGTTGTAAGATCAAGAAGAAACCCAAAAGATGCTTGTGATTTATCCAGTCGTCATGAGCTTCTTACAGAAGTAGATTCCAGCTGCCATCCTG GTCTGTTAGACGTTGTTAAGAATTGCACATATGTTGGACTGGCTGACGAAGTTTTTGCTTTAATACAGCACAATACTCGCTTATACCTTGTCAATGTTGTAAATGTTAG TAAAGAACTCATGTACCAGCAAGCACTTTGCCGTTTCGGAAACTTCAATGCTATACAGCTTAGTGAACCAGCTCCTCTTCGGGAGTTGCTACTGATGGCACTGAAGGATGATGAACTAATGGGTGATGAAAATGATGAGGAGAAACTGGAAATTGCAGAA GTAAACTCCGAGATACTGAAAGAAAACGCCGAGATGATTAATGAGTACTTCTCTATCCATATTGATAAAGATGGAAACCTGACTAGGCTTCCAGTTGTACTTGATCAGTACACCCCTGATATGGATCGTCTCCCAGAATTTGTGTTGACTATGGGGAATGAT GTTACTTGGGATGATGAGAAAGAGTGCTTCAGGACGGCAGCTGCTGCAATTGGGAACTTTTATGCTCTCCATCCTCCCATCCTACCAAATCCATCTGGGAGTGGCATTCAGTTGTACAAGAAAAATAAAGATTGCATGGCAAGTGGTGAACATGTTGATAATACAG ATGAAGATGATATTGATCAAGAACTACTTGTGGAAGCAGAAACAGCATGGTCCCAACGTGAATGGACCATTCAGCATGTCTTGTTTCCATCCATGCGACTTTTCCTGAAGCCCCCAAAGTCAATGGCAACAGATGGGACATTTGTTCAG GTTGCTTCTCTGGAGAAGCTTTACAAGATTTTTGAGAGATGTTAG
- the LOC112893763 gene encoding serine/arginine-rich splicing factor SR45 → MAKPRRGRSASRSTSGSSSRSPSRSVSSGSVSSRSRSRSRSFSSSSSQSRSRSPPPAKRSSPGARKGRSPSPPPRRGSPSKKVRSPSPPPKKASPPRKASPPAESAVLCIDHLSRNVNEAHLKEIFGNFGEVVNVELSMDRLVNLPRGYGYVEFKKRADAEKALLYMDGGQIDGNVVKLRFTLQPRQRAASPTKVPPPPKRDAPPNDKGASSAEKDAQQRPRESSPRKKPASPPRKRSPPNRRVESPRRPPDPSPRRRPDSPPIRRRPDPSPVRRGDTPPRRRPLSPLRRRSPSPPRRHRSPMRPSPRRGRGSPSPRRRSPGPPRRRSPPPRRLRSPPRRPPPPRRYSRSPPPRRPLRSRSRSISPRRGRGPPLRRGRSDSSYSRSPSPPRKGPRRVSRSRSPRRPPRGRSISSDSRSSSSPSPRRR, encoded by the exons aTGGCGAAGCCTCGGCGCGGCCGCTCCGCCTCGCGCTCCACCTCGGGCTCCTCCTCCCGCTCGCCGTCCCGCTCCGTCTCCTCCGGCTCCGTCTCGTCCCGCTCCCGGTCGCGCTCCCGCTCCttctcgtcgtcctcctcccaGTCCCGTAGCCGCTCCCCTCCCCCAGCTAAGCGCAG CTCACCGGGAGCACGGAAAGGTCGATCACCTTCACCACCTCCTAGAAGAGGTTCACCCTCGAAGAAAGTCCGTTCGCCATCACCACCGCCTAAAAAGGCTTCACCCCCTAG GAAAGCATCTCCTCCTGCTGAGTCTGCTGTTCTCTGCATTGATCATCTATCAAGGAATGTTAATGAGGCTCACTTGAAAGAGATTTTTG GAAACTTTGGCGAGGTGGTGAATGTGGAGCTATCAATGGACCGATTG GTCAATCTTCCTCGTGGGTATGGATATGTCGAATTCAAGAAGAGAGCTGATGCTGAGAAAGCTCTTCTTTACATGGATGGT GGTCAAATTGATGGAAATGTTGTTAAGTTGAGATTCACTCTTCAACCACGCCAAAGGGCTGCATCACCTACAAAGGTTCCTCCCCCTCCAAAAAGAGATGCTCCTCCAAATGACAAAGGTGCTAGTAGTGCTGAAAAGGATGCCCAGCAGCGTCCTAGGGAAT CATCTCCACGAAAGAAGCCTGCTTCACCTCCGCGGAAGCGATCTCCTCCAAATCGAAGGGTGGAGTCACCTAGGCGTCCACCTGACCCATCACCTAGGCGTCGTCCTGATTCTCCACCAATTCGTCGCCGACCTGATCCTTCTCCTGTCAGGCGTGGTGACACACCTCCTCGCCGGAGACCACTATCTCCACTTAGGAGGCGGTCTCCTTCTCCACCACGAAGGCATAGGTCACCGATGCG gccTTCACCTAGGAGGGGTCGTGGTAGCCCATCACCACGCAGACGCTCCCCTGGGCCTCCTAGGAGGCG atcACCACCTCCAAGGCGGTTGAGGAGCCCACCAAGAAGGCCACCGCCTCCACGTCGTTATAGTcgttctcctcctcctcgccgtccCCTTCGATCCCGCTCTAGATCGATTTCTCCAAGAAG GGGTCGAGGACCTCCATTGAGGCGTGGAAGGTCAGACTCATCATATTCTCGATCACCTAGTCCACCAAGAAAG GGGCCAAGAAGGGTATCAAGGAGTCGCAGCCCTAGAAG ACCTCCTAGAGGAAGAAGCATCTCTAGTGACAGCCGAAGCAGCAGCTCACCTTCCCCTAGACGCAGGTAG